Below is a genomic region from bacterium.
TTTTTGCCAAGAATTCCGTATTCGTAACAGATTCTCAATGCTTTCTCAATATGTTCAATAGCAATAGGATATTCTGCCCTCACATAAAAATAACCCTTTTTACAACCAGTTGTATAAGCACCTATAAGCATCCCTTCAATAACTTGAAATGGAACTCCTTCAAGCAAAGTCCTATCCATAAAAGCACCAGGGTCTCCCTCATCTCCATTACATATTAAATATTTCTCATCATCTTGTTTATTTTTCACAATCTCCCATTTCAGATATGTTGGAAAACCAGCACCACCTCTTCCCCTTAACTTTGATTTTTTTAATTCTTCAATAACTTTTTCTGGAGTATATTCATTCAGGACTTTTAAAAATGAAGAAAAACCGCCATTTTTTATATATTCATCAATATCAAGTGGGTCAATCTCACCACATAATTTCAAAACTTTAAATGTCTGATTTTTTAAAAATTTCTCATCCTTAATAACCAGTTCTTCAACTACCTCTTTTTTTTCTGCCTTTTTTATAATACTTTCAACATCTTTTAAAGAGACTTTTTCATATAAAAATGATTTCCCATCAAAACTTACAGAAACAACAGGACCTCCTGAACAGAATTTTTGACAACCAGTTGGAATTAATTTTAATTTTTTTGATTCTTTTATTTTCTCTTTAAAATTTTCATAAATATCAAGTCCACCAGCAGCCCTACAACCAGTTATACATACCTTTATCTTTACTCTTTCATCTTTTTCTTTTTTCAATTTTTCACAATAATTTTTAAAATCAGAAAAATTTTTAAATTTCATTTTAATTTTTCAAGTATTTTTTTAAATTTATTCTCATCCATATTTCCATAATAACTTGAATTTATCATACAAACAGGAGCAAGAAAACAACTTCCAAGACATGCAACAACCTGTAAAGTAAATTTTTTATCCTCTGTTGTCTTCCCATTTTCAAGTTTAAATTCCCTTTTAAGCATTTCAATAATTTTACTACCTCCTTTTACATGACATGCTGTCCCATCACATACTCTTATCAAGTACTTTCCTCTTTCCTCTGTTGAAAATTGGGAATAGAATGTTAGAATTCCAAAAATTTTACTTCTTGGTATTTCAATTTCCTCACATATTTTTTTCAATGTTTCAATAGGTACATAATTATACTTTTCCTGAAGATATTGCAATATTTCAAGATTTGAGAAATTTTTATTTTCAATTTCTTCAATAATCTCTTTTATTTCATTCATGTGGAAAATCCCTTACCATTTCAATTAGATGAACTAAAAAATCCTTCAAAACTTCAAAACATTCCTTAACACCATTTAAACTTCCTGGTAAATTTATTATAACAGTTTCTCCCTTTATTCCACAAACTCCCCTTGAAATTACAGAAAATTTTGATTTTTCATATGTCTTTATCCTTAAAATTTCAGAAACACCAGGAATTTCTTTTTCAATAACTTCTTTTGTTGCTTCAGGTGTTATATCTCTTTTTGTTATTCCAGTGCCTCCTGTTGTTAAAATCAAATCACAAACTTCAGAAAATTCATTCAACTTATTTTTTATCATCTCTTTTTCATCTGCTACTATATCATATTTTAAAACATCCCATCCAAGTTCTTTACAAATTTCTTTTAAGTATTTACCACTTTTATCCTCTCTTTCTCCTTTAAAACATCCATCACTTATCGTTAAAATACCTATATATATTCTCGGTATAACCTCAATAATATCTCCTTTTTTTATCTCCCCTCCTTTAATTACTTTTCCAAATACTCCTTCTTTCGGCATCAAACATTTCCCAACTTTTTTATAAATTTCACACCAATTATGGCATTTTTTCCCTATTTCAGAAATCTCAATGACAACATCATTAATTTTAAGTTTATCTCCAATTTTAAGTTTCCTTAAATCAATCTTTCCAGTTGTTATATTCTCTGCAAAAACTCCAGGACTTAAACCAGTTTCCTTTTTCAAACAGAAAAATTCCTCATTCATCCTTTCCCATGATAATAAACTTACCTGCCTATTTATTCCTATTTCTGCATGACAATCACCTTTAACTCCATAATTCTCTATAAGTTCAATCTTTTCAACAGGTCTTTTGCCTTCTCCCTTTTTTTCACCAATATTTACAGAATAAACAATGCCTTTCATTTTTGTTTTGAGAGTAATTTTATATCTGTTATTTTCATTTCTTTTTTAAAGCCCTTACACATATCATATATTGTCAGAAGTGAAACACAAACACCATAAAGTGCTTCCATTTCAAATCCAGTCCTATCAATACCTTCAACTTCACATATAACCCTTATTTTATCATTTTCTATCTCAAAATTTATCTTTGCTTTTGTTATTTTTACTGGATGGCAATGTGGAATTGTATAAGGAGTATTTTTTATTGCAAAAAGTCCAGCACTTTCAGCAAAATCAAAGACATTACCTTTTGGGACTTTATTATTTTTTATTTTATCTATAACTTCTGGAGCAACAATAATAAATCCTTCTGCAACTGCTTTCCTTTTTGTAATTTTTTTATCTCCAACATCTATCATTTTATCCTTTCTTTATGTGTATAAATATTAAATCTTTTCCCTCTTGCAAAACCAATTATTGTAATACCAAATTCTTCACCAATTCTTATTGCATAATCAGTTGGTGCACCTTTTGATAAAATAACTGGAATCTTCATTTTTACTAATTTAAAAATAATTTCTGAAGTAATTCTTCCAGATGTTAAAAGTATTTTATCATTTAAGGATATATTTTTTAAAATTGCCTCACCAATAACTTTATCAAAAGCATTGTGTCTACTTATATCTTCTTTAAAAATAATAATTTCTCTATCTTTTGCAATTCCACATACATGAACACAACCTGTCTTTTTATATAATTGGGAAATCCTATTGAAAACTTTTAAAAGATAAAAAATGGCATCACTTTTAAAAAAATTATCAAAATTAACCTTATCCATGATGTTTAAAGTAATATGCCTACTACCACATTCAGAACTTATAAACCAAAAAGGACCCAAAAAATCATTTTTTTTCAATCTCACATTACAAATACATCCTGAAATATCAATATTTTCAATTTCTTTTAAATCTTTCACAATTCCTTGAGTAAATAAGAAACCATATATCAAATAATCTATATTTTCAAAAAGACAACTTAAAACAACTACCTCTTTCCCATTTATAAAAATCCTGACATACTTTTCTTCAACAACCTCATCTTCTAATTTATTTTCTCCCAAACCTTCGGTAAATTTAACTATTTCAACTTTTTTTATCATTATCCACCAACTATATTCATATATGGCAGTTTATAATAACTCCTTTGAATTTCTAAAAATGGATTATAACTAAATTTTCTGTTGAAAATCAAAGAAAAAATAATACCTAAAATTTCATTTTCTTTATTATTAAAATTTTTAAA
It encodes:
- a CDS encoding NAD(P)H-dependent oxidoreductase subunit E, translated to MNEIKEIIEEIENKNFSNLEILQYLQEKYNYVPIETLKKICEEIEIPRSKIFGILTFYSQFSTEERGKYLIRVCDGTACHVKGGSKIIEMLKREFKLENGKTTEDKKFTLQVVACLGSCFLAPVCMINSSYYGNMDENKFKKILEKLK
- a CDS encoding molybdopterin-binding protein; translated protein: MKGIVYSVNIGEKKGEGKRPVEKIELIENYGVKGDCHAEIGINRQVSLLSWERMNEEFFCLKKETGLSPGVFAENITTGKIDLRKLKIGDKLKINDVVIEISEIGKKCHNWCEIYKKVGKCLMPKEGVFGKVIKGGEIKKGDIIEVIPRIYIGILTISDGCFKGEREDKSGKYLKEICKELGWDVLKYDIVADEKEMIKNKLNEFSEVCDLILTTGGTGITKRDITPEATKEVIEKEIPGVSEILRIKTYEKSKFSVISRGVCGIKGETVIINLPGSLNGVKECFEVLKDFLVHLIEMVRDFPHE
- the moaC gene encoding cyclic pyranopterin monophosphate synthase MoaC translates to MIDVGDKKITKRKAVAEGFIIVAPEVIDKIKNNKVPKGNVFDFAESAGLFAIKNTPYTIPHCHPVKITKAKINFEIENDKIRVICEVEGIDRTGFEMEALYGVCVSLLTIYDMCKGFKKEMKITDIKLLSKQK
- the fdhD gene encoding formate dehydrogenase accessory sulfurtransferase FdhD, translating into MIKKVEIVKFTEGLGENKLEDEVVEEKYVRIFINGKEVVVLSCLFENIDYLIYGFLFTQGIVKDLKEIENIDISGCICNVRLKKNDFLGPFWFISSECGSRHITLNIMDKVNFDNFFKSDAIFYLLKVFNRISQLYKKTGCVHVCGIAKDREIIIFKEDISRHNAFDKVIGEAILKNISLNDKILLTSGRITSEIIFKLVKMKIPVILSKGAPTDYAIRIGEEFGITIIGFARGKRFNIYTHKERIK